A window from Pyrococcus yayanosii CH1 encodes these proteins:
- a CDS encoding type II toxin-antitoxin system VapC family toxin: MKVFLDASFIIYLNVDLPEEDAEKIDALYKRLVENEELYTDPLVLDEVIYVLWKKYRIPYEETIDMLDDIIIPYVSVLPVGLMEYLKARQNILKYGLRPSDALHLAVIENSGIQAIVTEDCDFDDVPVKRIWI, encoded by the coding sequence ATGAAGGTGTTCCTTGATGCCAGCTTTATCATTTACCTCAACGTTGATCTACCCGAGGAGGATGCTGAGAAAATAGATGCCCTTTACAAGAGGCTAGTTGAAAATGAAGAGCTCTACACGGACCCCCTCGTATTGGATGAGGTCATTTACGTCTTATGGAAGAAATATCGGATTCCGTACGAGGAGACGATTGACATGCTGGACGATATAATAATTCCCTATGTAAGCGTTCTTCCGGTAGGTTTGATGGAATATCTCAAGGCCCGGCAGAACATTCTTAAGTACGGGCTCAGGCCATCGGATGCCCTTCACTTAGCGGTAATCGAGAACAGCGGTATTCAGGCCATAGTAACCGAGGACTGTGATTTCGATGACGTGCCTGTAAAGAGGATATGGATTTAA
- a CDS encoding nicotinamide-nucleotide adenylyltransferase — MPKRGLFVGRFQPVHNGHIKALEFVFDQVDEVIIGIGSAQASHTLKNPFTTGERMEMLIRALDEAGLTKKRYYLVPLPDINFNAIWVPYVESMVPRFHVVFTGNSLVAQLFRERGYKVIVQPMFRKDILSATEIRRRMIEGEPWEELVPRSVAEYIKEIKGVERIKMLATNLEKNEKELQAPIRIPEY; from the coding sequence ATGCCGAAAAGAGGATTATTCGTCGGCCGGTTCCAACCTGTTCACAACGGCCACATAAAGGCCCTCGAGTTTGTCTTCGACCAAGTTGACGAGGTTATAATAGGCATTGGAAGCGCCCAGGCCAGCCACACACTCAAGAATCCCTTCACTACCGGTGAGAGGATGGAGATGCTAATAAGGGCCCTCGACGAAGCCGGCCTGACGAAGAAGCGCTACTACCTAGTCCCGCTTCCCGACATAAACTTCAACGCCATATGGGTTCCCTACGTGGAGAGCATGGTCCCCCGCTTTCATGTGGTCTTCACCGGTAATTCCCTCGTCGCACAGCTTTTTAGGGAGAGGGGTTACAAGGTCATCGTCCAGCCCATGTTCAGGAAGGATATCCTCTCCGCCACCGAAATAAGGAGGAGGATGATTGAAGGGGAACCTTGGGAGGAGCTCGTCCCGAGGAGCGTGGCCGAGTACATAAAGGAGATAAAGGGTGTCGAGAGAATAAAGATGCTTGCCACGAACCTTGAGAAGAACGAGAAGGAGCTACAGGCGCCGATAAGGATACCCGAGTATTAG
- a CDS encoding KH domain-containing protein, with the protein MDEIYEKLRKMLRSEIIDVEFDGDKIIVYVPKDQVRIAVGTGGSAVRAAELVLRKKIEVRAR; encoded by the coding sequence ATGGACGAAATTTACGAAAAACTCAGGAAAATGCTTAGGTCAGAGATAATCGACGTGGAATTCGACGGCGACAAGATAATCGTCTATGTTCCAAAGGATCAGGTCAGAATTGCCGTTGGCACCGGAGGAAGCGCCGTCAGGGCGGCAGAGCTCGTGCTGAGGAAGAAGATTGAGGTGAGAGCCAGGTGA